One Brassica napus cultivar Da-Ae chromosome C4, Da-Ae, whole genome shotgun sequence genomic region harbors:
- the LOC106424174 gene encoding transcription factor MYB23-like, with protein sequence MRMTRDGKDQEYKKGLWTVEEDKILMDYVRTHGQGHWNRIAKKTRLKRCGKSCRLRWMNYLSPSVNRGNFTDQEEDLIIRLHKLLGNRWSLIAKREPGRTDNPVKNYWNTHLSKKLALGDHTYAAKLACDTETPESLVITTTKTSSQPSLVVTTTTTSPSHQDVSPSHQDVGDEISTLRFDTTDDDSKLNKSKPVYSIQPDVEVAATIPNLFDTFWVLEDNFDLSSLTMMDFANGYCL encoded by the exons ATGAGAATGACAAGAGATGGAAAAGACCAGGAGTACAAGAAAGGTTTATGGACAGTGGAAGAAGACAAGATCCTCATGGATTATGTCCGAACTCACGGCCAAGGCCATTGGAACCGCATCGCCAAGAAGACAA GGCTCAAGAGATGTGGGAAAAGCTGTAGATTAAGATGGATGAACTACTTAAGCCCTAGTGTAAACAGAGGCAATTTCACTGACCAAGAAGAAGACCTCATCATCAGACTCCACAAGCTCCTCGGCAACAG ATGGTCGTTGATAGCGAAAAGAGAACCGGGAAGAACAGACAACCCGGTAAAGAATTATTGGAACACTCATCTTAGCAAGAAACTCGCTCTCGGAGATCATACATATGCGGCCAAACTGGCCTGCGACACAGAGACTCCAGAGTCTTTGGTTATCACAACAACCAAAACTTCTTCACAACCGTCTTTGGTCGTCACAACAACTACAACTTCTCCGTCTCATCAAGATGTTTCTCCGTCTCAtcaagatgttggtgatgaaaTTTCAACTTTAAGATTTGACACTACGGACGACGATTCCAAACTCAATAAATCCAAACCGGTCTATTCAATACAACCCGACGTCGAAGTTGCAGCTACCATTCCAAATCTGTTCGACACTTTTTGGGTTCTTGAAGACAACTTCGACCTTAGTTCACTCACAATGATGGATTTCGCAAATGGGTATTGCCTCTGA